One genomic window of bacterium includes the following:
- a CDS encoding TRC40/GET3/ArsA family transport-energizing ATPase, translating to MNLITNSMTNFMIARPKLKYIFFGGKGGVGKTVMAGAAALWAAKQGKKTLLASTNPVHSLSSLLEQDVFGKPAVVCDENKCYAFEIDTKDTIERSKNEIREKINWFLKFADISANAGEFVETATMNPAFEESAMFENMMDLIFKDEYDFYVFDTAPTANARRLLGMSKVYSLWVNKMLKSRDEAKSLRELLSFSRKKEKDPLLDYLLNFKERMDCSKKLLTDANLTSFFFVTLPESLPIAVITRFISWFHEFGIPVGGVIVNGLIQKNQVEKGTAEFVLNRIKMQDSHMEKIRDLFGDNVRAIVPLFETEIKGAKMLNRTIEHLFKYC from the coding sequence ATGAATTTAATAACTAATTCCATGACCAATTTTATGATAGCCCGCCCAAAATTAAAATACATTTTTTTCGGCGGCAAGGGCGGCGTGGGAAAAACAGTAATGGCGGGCGCGGCAGCACTATGGGCCGCTAAACAGGGAAAAAAAACGTTACTCGCATCCACGAATCCCGTCCACAGCCTTTCGAGCCTCCTAGAACAGGATGTGTTCGGGAAACCCGCGGTTGTATGTGATGAAAACAAATGCTACGCATTTGAAATCGACACAAAAGACACAATCGAAAGGTCTAAAAATGAAATCCGCGAAAAAATAAACTGGTTCCTTAAATTCGCGGATATTTCGGCCAACGCGGGAGAATTTGTTGAAACAGCGACCATGAACCCCGCATTTGAAGAGTCGGCGATGTTCGAGAACATGATGGACCTTATATTTAAGGATGAATATGACTTTTATGTTTTTGATACCGCGCCGACGGCAAACGCCAGGAGGCTTCTCGGCATGTCAAAGGTATATTCACTCTGGGTCAACAAGATGCTGAAAAGCAGGGATGAGGCAAAATCCCTACGTGAATTACTTTCCTTTTCCAGGAAAAAAGAAAAAGACCCGCTCCTGGATTATCTTTTAAACTTCAAGGAACGGATGGATTGCTCAAAGAAACTTTTGACAGATGCAAACCTGACTTCGTTCTTTTTTGTAACCTTGCCGGAAAGCCTACCGATAGCGGTAATTACACGTTTCATCAGCTGGTTTCATGAGTTCGGGATACCGGTCGGCGGTGTAATAGTTAACGGATTAATCCAGAAAAACCAGGTCGAAAAAGGCACCGCCGAGTTTGTATTAAACCGTATAAAAATGCAGGACAGCCATATGGAAAAAATACGGGATTTGTTCGGGGACAATGTAAGAGCGATTGTGCCTTTATTTGAAACAGAAATAAAGGGCGCAAAAATGCTGAACCGGACAATAGAGCATCTTTTCAAATACTGCTAA
- a CDS encoding TRC40/GET3/ArsA family transport-energizing ATPase, translating to MFGGKGGLGKTTFSAAAAYYLAGKGKKVLVFSVDPQASLSDIFEKNIFGKGPTEIIPNLFAQEIDADRRVKEYQQEIRRKILDMYGMEKIPDEIENYIQASAAEPAMEESAIFDEVVDIVVKGDYDYYIYDLVPLGHALYYLSMAKVYDAWIDKITGLRQQMREFDHVSAVMKRQKNVEEDAILNELLYIKDRINKSSRILTDKTKTAFFFVVTPEDMVIKDTQKAAELFSKFDVPLSGYIVNRVLPEELEKQNIPEYIKNRIIMQKKYLDVIKTCFSREVMAFVPEMDRDITGIPMIEKIAKKMFEGA from the coding sequence ATGTTCGGCGGGAAGGGGGGACTCGGGAAGACCACTTTTTCCGCCGCGGCAGCATATTATCTTGCCGGGAAAGGCAAAAAGGTTCTTGTTTTTTCCGTTGACCCGCAGGCGTCATTAAGCGATATATTCGAAAAAAATATTTTTGGCAAGGGCCCCACGGAAATTATCCCAAATCTGTTCGCGCAGGAAATCGATGCTGACCGCAGGGTAAAAGAATACCAGCAGGAAATCCGCCGTAAAATCCTCGACATGTATGGAATGGAAAAAATCCCTGATGAAATCGAAAATTATATCCAAGCTTCCGCCGCGGAACCCGCTATGGAAGAAAGCGCTATTTTTGATGAGGTGGTCGATATAGTCGTTAAGGGCGATTATGATTATTATATTTATGATTTAGTGCCTCTGGGACACGCCCTGTATTATCTCAGCATGGCAAAGGTATATGACGCCTGGATTGACAAGATCACGGGCCTGCGGCAGCAAATGAGAGAATTCGACCACGTATCAGCCGTAATGAAACGGCAAAAAAATGTTGAAGAAGACGCAATTTTAAATGAGCTTCTTTACATAAAAGACCGCATAAATAAATCATCCAGAATTCTGACTGATAAAACAAAAACAGCCTTCTTTTTCGTCGTTACACCTGAAGATATGGTAATTAAAGACACTCAAAAAGCGGCGGAATTATTTTCAAAATTTGATGTTCCTTTGAGCGGTTACATTGTCAACAGAGTGTTGCCCGAAGAATTAGAGAAACAAAATATTCCCGAATATATAAAAAATAGGATTATTATGCAGAAAAAATATCTGGATGTGATTAAAACTTGTTTTAGCCGGGAAGTAATGGCTTTTGTCCCGGAGATGGATAGAGATATAACGGGAATCCCGATGATTGAAAAAATCGCAAAAAAAATGTTCGAAGGGGCATAA